Proteins found in one Nostoc sp. NIES-3756 genomic segment:
- a CDS encoding TspO/MBR family protein: MKARWIITAVSAALFFGGSLFTSLRDPWFQNLQRPDWLTFEVLIPFIWTFIWACTTTSAIIVWEKRTKQGSRPWYLMIIYAAIAIFTSAYSPIVVELRSLTGGIIAGGLATLLVYILAFVVKPISSKASWLFLPYALWGPFGTYLTWLLLQLNPSVAS, translated from the coding sequence GTGAAAGCTAGATGGATTATCACAGCAGTTTCGGCAGCACTGTTTTTTGGTGGTAGCCTGTTTACATCACTGCGCGACCCTTGGTTTCAGAACTTACAGCGTCCTGACTGGCTGACATTTGAAGTTCTCATCCCGTTTATTTGGACGTTCATCTGGGCTTGTACAACTACCTCAGCTATTATTGTTTGGGAAAAAAGAACGAAACAAGGTTCGCGTCCTTGGTATTTAATGATTATTTATGCAGCGATCGCTATCTTCACCTCTGCATATAGTCCCATTGTTGTAGAACTGCGGAGTTTGACCGGAGGAATAATTGCTGGTGGCTTGGCGACACTACTAGTTTATATTTTGGCGTTTGTAGTCAAGCCTATTTCGTCAAAAGCTTCTTGGCTATTTCTTCCCTACGCGCTTTGGGGGCCTTTTGGCACTTATTTAACTTGGTTATTGTTGCAACTAAATCCGAGTGTAGCAAGTTAA
- a CDS encoding Uma2 family endonuclease yields the protein MTQALRKLFTFDQFVAKYPDNSGKRYDLHDGVVIEMSQPTGEHEEVIGFLALNISIEIGRLKLPYFITKTALVKPLESESAYSPDVLVLNRPNLVNGSASLRVNGERSRRVNKTFWKKDSTVSLAKSIPLLIEVVSSNWRDDYLTKVAAYETVGISEYWIVDYAALGGRRFIGNPKQPTISVYSLVDGEYQISQFRGTERLVSPTLKELNLTAEQIFQAGSVQI from the coding sequence ATGACTCAAGCCTTACGCAAACTATTTACATTCGATCAATTTGTTGCCAAATACCCAGACAACTCTGGAAAACGTTATGATCTGCATGATGGAGTAGTTATAGAGATGTCTCAGCCTACAGGTGAACATGAAGAAGTTATAGGTTTTTTGGCACTAAATATATCTATAGAAATTGGGCGACTAAAACTTCCTTACTTCATTACTAAAACAGCATTAGTTAAACCACTTGAGAGTGAATCAGCTTACTCGCCAGATGTGCTGGTATTAAACCGCCCCAATTTAGTCAACGGTTCGGCTTCGCTCAGGGTCAACGGTGAGCGAAGCAGAAGGGTCAATAAAACATTCTGGAAAAAAGACTCTACTGTCAGCCTAGCTAAATCTATACCATTGCTGATTGAAGTGGTTAGTAGTAACTGGCGTGATGATTATCTGACAAAAGTGGCTGCTTATGAAACAGTCGGAATCTCTGAATATTGGATTGTTGATTATGCCGCTTTAGGTGGTAGGCGGTTTATTGGCAATCCCAAACAACCGACAATATCAGTCTATTCACTAGTTGATGGTGAGTACCAGATCAGCCAGTTTCGTGGAACCGAACGCCTTGTTTCACCCACATTAAAAGAATTGAATTTAACCGCAGAACAGATTTTTCAAGCTGGAAGTGTGCAAATATAG
- a CDS encoding ankyrin repeat domain-containing protein, giving the protein MSADNKVQSLFTAIEKDDIEQVKELLASGVSANSVSDRGQTALVVASSRGNVEIIAALVNAGAEINPKPEPPVMRPQIHTSQIPGGWSLGELIAQATENADEQTQAFYSGFMGVVEGLSTPVSDATEDVSISIDDEQEDEEDFDEPVTTPLITAIQEGNLEAVKALIGAGAEINPQKRNESSPLVAAVEKGNVEMIQTLIASGADVNRLDFTIDASPLGTAIQQGRADLVKLLLDAGASPEGGDVSNTGLALAIEQNNLEIFQMLLDAGANVDAGMEDDYRAIMLASNRGCLEMVKMLVERGVDVNAWSQGETALLSAARNGEREVYDFLYPLVDDEIRRRADKYGEKDIQAAIKRKAREANQAAEDFIEAAMYGTLAEVQQAISNGIDMNAIGSNGQTALMYAAHYGHIPVIQALLDAGADPNILSDSDDGLGEGMTALMQVAGSFFAGNRHEVVRLLVQAGADINLQGVGGKTALMYAANNGSGYIESVKTLVNLGANLDIRDNDGNTLLMQVELVGHRKIAEILRKAGASEEGMAEIALIKAASDGNIQQVQELITSGVNVNHHDGLALNRAIYAGNQEIVELLIKADADVNLGAKSGLTPLAEAAYEGYTEIVRILIDAGADIHARCHNGDTYNAIEYAEIGLYEGHHKGKGHAEIIQILEQAEAINIRRPKIEM; this is encoded by the coding sequence ATGAGTGCAGATAACAAAGTGCAGAGCCTATTCACAGCCATTGAGAAGGATGATATTGAACAGGTAAAAGAACTTTTAGCAAGTGGAGTTTCTGCCAACAGTGTAAGCGATCGCGGTCAAACTGCATTGGTTGTTGCCTCTAGTCGGGGAAATGTGGAAATCATCGCAGCTTTAGTTAATGCAGGCGCAGAAATTAATCCCAAACCAGAACCGCCTGTTATGCGTCCACAAATTCACACCTCACAAATTCCTGGAGGCTGGAGTTTAGGAGAACTCATCGCCCAAGCCACGGAAAATGCAGACGAACAAACCCAAGCTTTTTACTCTGGCTTTATGGGAGTTGTGGAAGGGCTTTCTACTCCCGTCAGCGATGCTACTGAAGATGTTTCTATCAGCATTGATGACGAACAAGAAGATGAAGAAGATTTTGATGAACCAGTCACAACACCACTAATAACTGCCATACAAGAAGGTAATTTAGAGGCGGTAAAAGCATTAATTGGGGCTGGTGCGGAAATTAATCCGCAAAAGAGGAATGAATCATCTCCCTTAGTTGCGGCTGTGGAAAAGGGGAATGTTGAGATGATACAAACACTGATAGCATCTGGTGCGGATGTTAATAGATTAGATTTCACCATTGATGCTAGCCCTCTAGGAACAGCAATTCAACAAGGACGAGCTGATTTAGTAAAGTTACTCCTAGATGCTGGTGCATCTCCTGAAGGTGGGGATGTATCAAACACAGGTTTAGCTTTAGCTATAGAACAAAACAATCTGGAAATTTTCCAAATGCTGCTTGATGCTGGAGCTAATGTTGACGCAGGAATGGAAGATGATTACAGAGCTATCATGCTAGCGTCTAACCGTGGTTGCCTAGAAATGGTGAAAATGTTAGTAGAAAGGGGTGTAGATGTTAACGCTTGGAGTCAAGGAGAAACAGCACTGCTGAGTGCGGCTAGAAATGGAGAACGAGAAGTTTATGATTTTTTGTACCCACTGGTTGACGATGAGATTCGCAGACGTGCTGACAAATATGGAGAGAAAGATATTCAAGCAGCAATCAAGAGAAAAGCGCGAGAAGCAAATCAAGCTGCTGAAGATTTTATTGAGGCTGCAATGTACGGCACATTAGCAGAAGTCCAGCAAGCTATTAGTAATGGTATTGATATGAATGCTATTGGTTCTAATGGTCAAACTGCGCTTATGTATGCTGCTCATTATGGGCATATTCCAGTAATTCAAGCGTTATTAGATGCGGGTGCAGACCCTAATATTCTCAGCGATAGCGATGATGGACTGGGTGAAGGAATGACAGCTTTAATGCAAGTAGCAGGTAGCTTTTTTGCAGGAAATCGCCATGAAGTTGTTAGGTTACTTGTGCAAGCTGGCGCTGATATAAACTTGCAAGGAGTGGGTGGCAAAACTGCTTTAATGTATGCAGCTAATAATGGTTCTGGTTATATAGAATCTGTGAAAACTTTAGTTAACTTAGGTGCAAATTTAGATATCAGAGATAATGATGGTAATACTTTATTAATGCAGGTAGAGTTAGTGGGACATAGAAAGATAGCCGAGATTTTGAGAAAAGCTGGTGCTTCTGAGGAGGGAATGGCAGAAATAGCCTTAATCAAAGCGGCTAGTGATGGCAATATACAACAGGTTCAAGAATTAATTACATCTGGTGTCAATGTAAATCATCATGATGGTTTAGCTTTAAATAGAGCAATATATGCAGGTAATCAGGAAATTGTAGAGCTTCTAATTAAAGCTGATGCTGATGTGAATTTGGGGGCTAAATCTGGACTCACACCACTAGCTGAAGCTGCTTATGAAGGATACACAGAAATTGTGCGGATTTTGATAGATGCTGGGGCTGATATTCATGCCAGATGTCACAATGGTGATACTTATAATGCTATAGAATATGCTGAAATAGGCTTGTATGAAGGGCATCATAAAGGTAAAGGACACGCTGAAATTATTCAAATATTAGAGCAAGCTGAGGCTATTAATATTCGTCGTCCGAAAATAGAGATGTGA
- a CDS encoding DMT family transporter produces the protein MQLKLSASKFPISTILLIAPFFLWGTAMVAMKGVIPHTTPFFMAGVRLVPAGILILIAAALLGRPQPSGWQAWLWIALFGLVDGTLFQGFLAEGLVRTSAGLGSVMIDSQPLAVALLSLWLFQERIGLWGWLGLGLGVTGISLIGLPDELIYGFLGTGAGVTLGNWQDLFASGEGLMLLAALSMAVGTVLIRFVTRYVDPVTATGWHMILGGLPLWGISSVMESQQWENLVGSEWLALGYATVFGSAIAYGLFFYFASSGSLTSLSSLTFLTPVFALLFGHLLLSEVLSSLQWVGVFLTLVSIYLINQRDNLAGENTQPVLEEASATLKPLVTETSAKKLNPLAIQVRESKPENIP, from the coding sequence ATGCAACTGAAACTCAGTGCATCTAAATTCCCTATATCCACAATCTTGTTAATTGCTCCGTTTTTCTTGTGGGGAACCGCAATGGTAGCGATGAAGGGAGTCATACCTCATACCACGCCGTTTTTTATGGCGGGGGTTCGATTAGTCCCGGCGGGAATTTTGATTTTAATTGCTGCGGCGCTTTTAGGTAGACCCCAACCCAGTGGTTGGCAAGCATGGTTATGGATAGCTTTATTTGGATTAGTAGATGGAACCTTATTTCAAGGCTTCTTAGCTGAAGGATTAGTCCGTACTAGTGCGGGTTTAGGTTCAGTCATGATTGACTCCCAACCTTTGGCGGTGGCGTTGCTGTCGTTGTGGTTATTTCAAGAACGGATAGGTTTATGGGGATGGCTGGGTTTAGGCTTAGGTGTTACAGGAATTAGTTTGATTGGCTTACCGGATGAGTTGATTTACGGATTCTTAGGTACAGGTGCAGGGGTGACGCTTGGTAACTGGCAAGACCTGTTTGCTAGTGGGGAAGGGTTGATGCTATTAGCTGCGTTATCAATGGCGGTGGGAACAGTATTAATCAGGTTTGTGACTCGGTATGTTGACCCGGTGACGGCTACAGGATGGCATATGATTTTGGGTGGGTTGCCATTGTGGGGAATCTCCTCTGTGATGGAGTCTCAACAATGGGAGAATCTGGTAGGTTCGGAATGGTTGGCGTTGGGTTATGCTACCGTGTTTGGTAGTGCGATCGCCTACGGATTATTTTTCTACTTCGCTTCTAGTGGTAGTCTCACTAGTCTGAGTTCTCTCACTTTCTTAACCCCTGTCTTTGCCCTGTTATTTGGTCATCTCTTACTCTCAGAAGTTCTCAGTAGTTTGCAATGGGTAGGAGTATTTCTTACCTTAGTCAGTATCTATCTGATTAATCAGCGTGATAATTTGGCAGGAGAAAATACACAACCTGTTCTTGAAGAAGCATCTGCAACATTGAAGCCGCTAGTTACAGAGACATCCGCGAAAAAGCTCAATCCTTTAGCCATACAAGTCAGAGAGTCTAAACCAGAAAATATACCGTAG
- a CDS encoding DUF2141 domain-containing protein, which produces MMKKWTFSLMLMATLGNLAWSLSARANFNGKLIVEIDGLQNKQGQVCASIFSSSQGFPSDRKRVLQRQCTQISETPLKLTFDNLKAGSYAVAAIQDLNSDGTLNRNSLGMPVEPYGFSRNPEVRTSAPKFGDAAFILAGPNTIIQIQMRKL; this is translated from the coding sequence ATGATGAAAAAATGGACATTTAGCTTAATGTTAATGGCAACTTTGGGGAATTTAGCCTGGTCATTGAGTGCTAGAGCTAATTTTAACGGCAAGCTGATTGTGGAAATCGATGGATTACAAAACAAACAAGGGCAAGTCTGCGCCAGTATCTTTAGCAGTAGCCAAGGATTCCCCAGTGATCGTAAGCGGGTATTACAAAGGCAGTGTACTCAAATTAGCGAAACGCCCTTAAAACTTACTTTTGATAATTTAAAAGCTGGTAGTTATGCCGTAGCTGCCATTCAAGACCTAAATAGTGATGGTACTCTCAATCGGAATAGTTTAGGTATGCCTGTTGAACCTTATGGATTTTCGCGTAACCCAGAAGTTCGCACTAGCGCACCTAAATTTGGTGATGCAGCTTTCATATTGGCAGGCCCCAACACCATTATTCAAATCCAAATGAGAAAGTTGTAA
- a CDS encoding peptidoglycan-binding protein, giving the protein MGLYSIPASTATTKFTPEKLELAQVSSISTTQVVLEPGSQGPDVQRLQTQLSRLGYYSDVVDGKYGQSTKTAVAKFQQAKGLSRVDGIADITTRRTLVTSLKTGKTKPTALISAFEAPTTTPPSNNNSDSGLRDFLWWSILGLGTLGTVGATLYFLRWFDPQKQKKQRKPSIQKALNPTQQQPITPVLKELAHAPSYHENGVHANGSQTGKASVPATMMPVEPTSRLAKLNIVEELIQDLRSPEPTKRHKAIWDLGQQGDSRAIQPLVNMLIDADSQQRNLILAALSEINVRSLKPINKAFAVSMQDESPQVRQNAIRDLTRVYDMMSQMSQMLVHALDDPDQEVQATAKYALTQMNKMRNVEKASLAENSPQDSR; this is encoded by the coding sequence GTGGGTTTATATTCAATTCCAGCCAGCACAGCCACAACTAAGTTCACACCAGAAAAACTAGAACTGGCACAAGTCAGTTCCATATCAACTACTCAAGTTGTGCTTGAGCCAGGTAGTCAAGGGCCAGATGTACAGAGATTACAAACTCAACTAAGTCGGCTAGGCTACTACAGCGATGTTGTAGATGGAAAATATGGGCAAAGTACGAAAACGGCTGTAGCGAAATTTCAGCAAGCCAAGGGTTTAAGTAGAGTAGATGGAATCGCTGATATAACTACTAGGAGAACTTTAGTAACCTCCCTGAAAACTGGCAAAACTAAGCCAACAGCTTTAATCTCAGCTTTTGAAGCTCCTACCACAACTCCCCCCAGCAATAATAACTCCGATTCAGGCCTGAGAGATTTTCTTTGGTGGTCAATATTGGGTCTGGGAACTCTAGGAACTGTAGGCGCAACTTTGTATTTTTTGCGATGGTTTGACCCACAAAAACAGAAAAAGCAACGCAAACCTTCCATACAAAAAGCCTTAAATCCCACTCAACAACAGCCAATTACACCGGTTTTAAAAGAGTTAGCCCACGCACCTAGTTATCACGAAAATGGTGTTCACGCCAATGGCTCTCAAACGGGCAAAGCATCAGTCCCAGCAACAATGATGCCCGTAGAACCTACGTCTCGTCTTGCTAAACTCAACATAGTTGAGGAGTTAATTCAGGATTTACGTAGTCCAGAACCAACAAAACGACACAAAGCGATTTGGGATTTAGGACAACAAGGCGATTCCCGCGCGATTCAGCCATTAGTAAACATGTTGATTGATGCGGATTCACAACAGCGTAACTTAATTTTGGCGGCTTTATCAGAAATTAACGTGCGATCGCTCAAACCAATCAATAAAGCTTTTGCCGTCTCTATGCAGGATGAAAGCCCACAAGTTCGACAAAATGCCATTCGTGATTTAACTCGCGTGTATGACATGATGTCCCAAATGAGCCAGATGTTAGTTCATGCTTTAGATGATCCTGATCAAGAAGTACAAGCAACCGCAAAGTATGCTCTCACCCAGATGAATAAAATGCGGAATGTGGAGAAGGCAAGCCTAGCAGAAAATAGCCCGCAGGATTCTCGTTAA